A genomic region of Thunnus maccoyii chromosome 13, fThuMac1.1, whole genome shotgun sequence contains the following coding sequences:
- the LOC121910146 gene encoding P2R1A-PPP2R2A-interacting phosphatase regulator 1 — protein MERMEVDQCAGAAGGAGGGALRRSNSAPMITSVSDGMTVFSPVVSARYRRSSVSINPSCPSQLVPLSPFSLTGDRLDHKRQEENMEMTLRGSLQRLSASSLIPVPPVSQWHDHASVWFQSQDSGITPNSSPSPTRRFRPAVSATVRWPALTPLKRKGGVESDGPPKKLFVAGVTDPAHRSSYTVSVSQSAADSPPAGGVSPQSSPLSLSPPPSFTPFTSHQHPGH, from the exons ATGGAACGGATGGAAGTGGACCAGTGCGCAGGCGCAGCTGGCGGGGCAGGAGGCGGGGCTCTCCGCAGGTCTAACAGCGCCCCCATGATCACCAGTGTCAG CGATGGGATGACGGTCTTCAGTCCCGTGGTCTCGGCTCGATACAGACGCAGCAGCGTGTCCATCAACCCCAGCTGTCCTTCACAG CtcgtccctctctctcctttctctctgaccGGAGACAGACTCGACCACAAGAGGCAG GAGGAGAACATGGAGATGACACTCAGAGGGAGTCTGCAGAGACTAAG TGCTTCCAGTCTGATCCCAGTTCCTCCAGTCAGTCAGTGGCACGATCACGCATCTGTG tggttccAGTCGCAGGACAGCGGCATCACACCCAACTCCTCCCCGAGTCCCACCAGGAGgttcag ACCAGCAGTTAGCGCCACTGTCAGATGGCCGGCGTTAACGCCACTCAAGAGGAAAG GAGGGGTGGAGTCCGACGGTCCACCCAAGAAGCTTTTTGTTGCCGGGGTAACAGATCCCGCCCACCGCAGCAGCTACACAGTGAG CGTCTCTCAGTCGGCGGCAGACTCTCCTCCTGCGGGAGGCGTCAGTCCTCAGTCCagccctctgtctctctcccctcccccctccttcaCCCCCTTTACCTCCCACCAGCACCCTGGACACTAa